In a single window of the Lepidochelys kempii isolate rLepKem1 chromosome 21, rLepKem1.hap2, whole genome shotgun sequence genome:
- the RAP1A gene encoding ras-related protein Rap-1A, with protein sequence MREYKLVVLGSGGVGKSALTVQFVQGIFVEKYDPTIEDSYRKQVEVDCQQCMLEILDTAGTEQFTAMRDLYMKNGQGFALVYSITAQSTFNDLQDLREQILRVKDTEDVPMILVGNKCDLEDERVVGKEQGQNLARQWCNCAFLESSAKSKINVNEIFYDLVRQINRKTPVEKKKPKKKSCLLL encoded by the exons ATGCGTGAGTACAAGCTAGTGGTCCTGGGTTCAGGAGGCGTTGGGAAGTCTGCGTTG ACTGTACAATTTGTTCAGggaatttttgttgaaaaatatgACCCCACAATAGAAGATTCATACAGAAAG cAAGTGGAAGTAGACTGCCAACAGTGTATGCTTGAAATCCTCGACACAGCAGGGACA GAGCAATTTACAGCAATGAGGGATCTCTATATGAAGAACGGTCAAGGGTTTGCACTAGTATATTCTATTACAGCACAGTCCACGTTTAATGACTTACAGGACCTGAGGGAACAGATTTTACGGGTTAAGGACACTGAAGAT GTTCCAATGATTCTGGTTGGCAATAAATGTGACCTGGAAGATGAACGCGTAGTTGGCAAAGAACAGGGTCAGAACTTAGCAAGACAATGGTGTAACTGTGCCTTTCTAGAATCGTCTGCAAAGTCTAAAATCAATGTTAATGAG ATCTTTTATGACCTGGTCAGACAGATAAATAGAAAAACACCAGTGGAAAAGAAGAAGCCTAAAAAAAAGTCATGTCTGCTGCTTTAA